TCCCACAATATCAGTACTGGTCCTTCGATGGTAGTAAAGTGCAGCGTTTGTCCCCTCACTTAGCGTGTAAAATCCGGCCCCTGACGGCTCCCAAGCCACCGCCTCTCCCTGCTGCTCAGGTGTGTATGATAATTCCGCCGGATATGACGTCATGTGACTGTAGTAGTTTCTGTCTGGTACGTGCCAGTAATACACGTGACCGTAGGCTTTCAGGAGAACCTGCAGCGACAAGTGTACTCGTAAAtgattataaagtttaaaatatttcatacaccATGGACATTAGCTAAAAATATGGCCGAACTACGTTTTATACTCTTTCACATTGATAAAGTGAAAACTATTAATGATACGTAGAAATACACATTCCACGCGCCATTGCTAGAACGAAAAAAACTCTCAATTTATCTAAATATCTGCTTAATGATAACATAAATCTTAACAGATCCATTGCCTTCAATTATTCTATTTAGTATACATGGTAGCTCGTAGAGACAGTTAAAAAAGTTCTGATTGGTTCAACCTCTGTGCCATCTGGTGAAATGTCTCCACCCACTGGGTTGTAAGATCGTGACGTCACAGAGAGGTAAACGCCCTCATTTACATACTCGCGCTGATTGGTTCCCCATGCGTGTGATGGAAGATGCACAAGCTTAGCATGGTGCCCGGCGCCGACCTTTGATACAAGGTATACTTCCCCCTTGTTGTCCACCATTACTGTTTCACAGTCGTGCTGATCCCAACTGTAAcgaataaaatacattcttacTTCTGATAAGATAACCACACGTGATACGATCCCCCTTTCCCACCTCATATCCGGTTGGCGATATATCCCCGCCCAAAGGATAATTCCGAATGCTGTCCAAATGAAGATGGGTGCCATAGTGGGACATATTAAGTCGTTTTCACGCgctacaaaaacaaaacaaaacacggCACCTCCAGGCCACCTTACATTCACGACTTGTAACATTCATTCAACATTTTTGCTTGATAATGTCTCTGCATGTTTCTGCTTTGTATGcgcatttcattttgtttattttgttacgGATTTGAGCTGATGTATGAAACATATGGCAAAGACTGTATaggatattttcatattttctttggCAATGCTCATTTTGAGAATGTTTTTCCCATTGGAATATAAAAGCAtgttatgaaacaaataaattgtcTTGATCTAAAAGAATGTAAATACTCTGTAAACAAAGCTGATatttttgattatgtttaattaaagaaaaGGTAACCGAATTCCTATAAATTAAAGAATTGTGTGGTAAATTACTACGACCATGTCGCTCTTCGCTCGAAACGATCAGCCTAGTAAGATCTTTAACACATACGCCcacaaaaactgttttatttatatcagcCCGGAATTCTTTTGATGGTGGCTTTAAGATGGCATACATGTGATGTttttatctcgttaaaacgacttgtATATCTCGTTTAGACGTCTTAGTAACTCGTTGAAACGACTTTTTAACTCGTTTTAGCAAGTCGTTTTAACAAGATACGTTAGTCATTTTAACGAGTTACTACGTTGTTTTAACGAGTTAGAAAGTAGTTCTAACGAGAAACGGAactcgtttaaacgagataaaGAATAACACGTCTTTCATTGTCGGATGTTGAATACGGACGATTCTAAGCAGCGAGGCAGCCATTTGTGTATCTGCCAGAATGCATAATTTAGTttcactttgaaaaataatatacaacCTGAACTTAAGTACACTATCGACATGTGTGTGCATCTCCCCGCCATTGCCGTTGTTCAAATCCTGCGTCGGCTCGTGCACGCGGTAGATTGTATTTGAGTCTCCGCCGGCGTTTCCGCCCGTGTCGGCGATGTAGATACAATGTCCACTGCCGCCAGTGCAAGGCCCACACGCGATATCTTCCCAGTCATGCGCGGAGGCACCGTCCACGTAGATGGTCATCAGACGCTGGCCAGTTGTGGCACTGAATGAGAGATGGCGCCAGGAGCACTTAAACAGtgaaaattacagggacaaaccagtaataaaaaatctaaatatagcCCCTGTTTAGGGACACACGACAAGGGATCAAACGGCACGGAACTAGAGCAAAAAGTTCCAACACCACTTACACAtgcagtggcgtagctacatataggcattgtaggcctgggcctgaaaaatgacaaaatttaaataaccccaaaatgcatttaaaactagtagctactcaaacactttgaacaacatttttttaacccTGGCAAGTTTGGTGTCCATTCAAACTACATGTTTGTGTAGAGTGTATTACTAATCAGATTGAGTGTGTGTAATATGAAAAATTATAAAAGTCCCTAAACTTACTTACAAatcatcgggcctacaagttATCAAGACCCCAGCTGTGCCCCTGACATATACTTATACCACAAACAGGTCACACACTCATCACAATAGGTGTACCGATACATTATGGGCGCCGTCTTCGAACGGTCCGAGAAGCACGAGTACGCTAGAACACGAGTCGTATTTGTCGTCAGTGTTCACGCCATGCTATTTTTGGTTCGAAGTGTTATTTCTATTCGTTTAAAGATGACTaaacatatgttgttttaatggtgGAACCAAAGGTACGACTGTCGAACGTGAATCTACGACTTGGAAACCATATTTGAGTAGATAACTACACGGTAAAACATAATTCACCTTATGGCAAAGATCCTATTGGTATCCCCGGAGTCATTGTGGGTGTACAAAACGTTGTGGTGCTGGCGACTCGCGCACAAACCGGAAGCTTCTGTGATTGAGTGGCTAGTCACGTGACCCCGGACGACACCATGGTCAAATGTTGCACCTACAAACGATTCAAACAAACCGTGATTATACTTAATTGGGGAGTCTCCAAACTGGACAAAACACACAAGACTTACTTTTAGCAAGAGAAGAAATTATTTCTGTTTGTAAGATACTGAATTAAACACTACATAGAAAACATGTTAATACAAGGCTCCTTAATACTTACTTCTTTTCACGGGAGCACAGCTGACAGCAGCGACGAGAATTAGACAAACATCtagaaaaaagtaaacttgCATAGTCGTTTCATTGAACACTTACCGCACGTAGTTCTGAAATATGTATGGTTCACGACTTTGATTTTAACCCCTTATCATTATTAGAGATGACCTAGAAAGAAATGATTATAATAAGACGTCTGCAGCAAAAGCTGCGAAACTTATCTGCCTATAAATGTCACGATACTCTCTAGAATATTCATAGTTGTTGGATTGGCAAGGAATCACATATGCgttttttgtttgcattattaaTCCCTGGCTTAAGCATCTCGTGTTGTAGACATTGAACGGGCGCCCATTGACCTAACAACCTAAGTTATTAGAGTGGAGTTTGTCGGCGGACGGACCTTCGGCTGGGCGTCAACAATTTGTGTCTAGGCTGTTACTTGGTCATGCATTGGTGACCAGAGATGCCGACTCATGTCTGTTGACCAGAGGCCAAGGTCATTCTTAAGGGTCATTTGTAAAGAAAATCTCATATGTTGGCTTAAAAGCTGGTTATGCATTGggtgattttgaaataactttgcACAAATGTTCGCGTAAGATGTCGGCATGTCGGGTAAACGCTCCATGTCAGTCGGTCAAAGGGTAAGGTTACACGTAAGGgtcatttaaaaacacaatctcatATGTTGGCTTGAAAGCTGGTTATGCATTGTGGGAAATTGATATtacttggcacaaatgttcgGATAAGATGTTGGCATGTCGGGTACAAGCTCCATGTCAGTAGGTCGAAGGTATAAGTCCCACTTAAGGGTCATCAGTATAAAAATCTCATGTTTTGGCTTGTACGCTGGTCATGCATTGGGGGATTTTGAAATATCTTGGAACACATTTTCGCATTAGATGTCGGCATGTCGGGTGTAAGCTCCatgtcagtaggtcaaaggttaaggtcaacTTTAAGAGTCATTTTAAAGAATTCTTTTATTTTGGTTTGTAAGCTGGCCAAACAGTTTCGCCTAAGACGCCGGCGGGTCGGATGCCACCTTAATGCCAGCAGGTTAAAGGTCAAGCTCATTTTTGCAACGAGGTCAGTTTAAGCTTGACACGGATTCTAGATCACCAGAAACCCAGATCCGTTTTACATACGTACATAGTGTATGCACTTATGTGTGGATCAATAAGGATCGTGAAAAATTAACCTGTTCATATTACAAAGAATGCTAGTTCGCTGACTATATTTTAAAGAACGAGTTGagtttttatatgatttttagttaatgtacatgtaatcGAAAAATGTTGGAGGGGATGGTTTGATGCGAACCTATGACGAAATGTCCCATGTGGATGCGCCCTAACTTCGGGTTCCTCTATTTTGTGTATAACGTAACACATATACACTTTTATATGCTGCAAATTGTCTATTATGTTTCTAAACTCTGACATGGACTAGTTTGTCAGGATGTTGCATAATTTCCAAGTTTTGGTCACCATGTTATAGtgtttaatacaaaacaaacacatgtcaGAGTCTTATACCGATGTAAGACGGCAATTTATTAAGAAGTTAAGAACACAACAACAGTACCCgttatttaaaactgggtcaatAGCAAGCCCCACAAAGCATACCAGATTTTGATAATAATCTTGTTTCAAGTAGCAAAATTACTTATTCCTGATGTTAAATGACATATCATGGTTTCGTTtcatagttatattttaatCTCTTAAAAATGTCtcataacttttaaaaatgagaTAATAACAGaaattaaactaaaacaaaaccatttagCTGAGCTTGATActgttatgcaccagttaattgttaccacgcccccaTCCAGGTCCGGttgtataccggggatagctgggaaaatgggccgtgttttaaccttccaggtggccctgcagtgccgggtgaatgcagtggttttgttttcgcgcgaAATATGGCGGGAATGGGCCTTATTAGGGTCCCTGGGCtgcgggggcattttgcggggattttaccagcagttcttctccgcagggcggggattttacccgggcttggctggaccgaaagttaAAGTCAAGGCAAGCCAAGGacagggggcgtggttacaaatgaccgGTGCATTACTAGGAACTTAAGCTTGTTCGAGAAACTGGGGCCATGGGAATGTACAAGGTGTATTATCCAACAAATGGCAGCGCGCTTGTACGGCGGTAGTAGTACAGTCTGGGTTGGTTGCCCTCGGATATGGTGTAATATCCGGTTCCGGTTGGGTCCCAAGCGACCGCCTCCCCCTGGGGCTCCACGATGTATGGGACTTGAGAAGGCGGCGTCTGCAGGGCGTGGTAGTAGTTGCCGTTGGGCACAGGCCAGTAGTACGTGTGATTGTAATCCTTAACCAACACCTAATTTTGtgcaaagaaaatatatcaaatacatgGACAATTTTCGAACAGCTGCTTTTAGAATATATCGTTGCCAAATGGATAAAGTATAGCTGGATTTCGgctatataaacattattttaaatgttttattttctctcttttttgaTAGCGtatatcaaatttcaattattcaaggTGCATTGAGGTTAAAATACGTTTGTGTAATTTGAAACTgattaaacacattatttatttatccatggtcacgtgatttgcATCGAAGCATtgtaagggaagtaacactgcacGGAATTTGGGAAGATCTCAACAAAGGCACTGACAAGAAAGAAATAAAGCCATTTATTAGTATGATTGTAAACTTATGGATATTTCGAATTATTTaagtgctttatttttttacaatgcatacatatattaatgCTTCACCTCGTGGCCATTCGGCGAGATGTCTCCGCCCACAAAAGTGAGCGCGAGCGGTATCATTACTCCATCATCAACCTGCACGCGGTGGTTGGCGTTCCACGCACTGTCTGGAAGGTGCACGAGCTTCGCATGATGCCCGGTCGCGTCAACCCTCGATAGTACATAAATCTCGCCATGTGGATTAACCATGAGGGTCTCGCAGTTATGCTGGTCCTAGCTTATTTCGGAATAAACATTTGTACTtttgttcaatttatatttaaaatgcatcaaTGTATGCGTAAAAGATACGGAAACAATGTTTTACACGGTGTGTTACACGGGAAGCGGGAAATTTACACTCATTATCCGAAGCTAGCTTGACTTGAAATAAATCAAGATTTAAACGGTATTAGAGCCTCGATCACCATTAATGaataatgcaaaacataatCATCTTCATAAGAAGCCGACTTAGcttttatgacgttatttatcacatgATTAACACGTTTTTGGTGTGCACTATCCATGTAGATTGTGACCGAGGTCCTTTGTTTTATCAGCGTAACAATCTACCTGAATTTTAAAACCTCGTCAACTTGCACGTGCATATCCCCACCGTCCCCGTGCGTCAAGGTCACTGCTCGGCTTACGTATCTGAAAGATGGTATTTGCGTCTCCACCCGAATTCCCGCCCACGTCTCCGATGTAGATGCAATTGCCGCTGCCATCCGTGCATGTACCGCAGGCGATATCTTCCCAGTCAAGAGCGGTGGCTCCGTCTATGTAGATGGTCGTTAGGAGTGTTCCATTTTTAGCGCTATTGACGTATATcgagaacaaaaataaatcaactaATTACAGTTTTTCTTGCTgagatattttctttattcaattcatttgcattttgattttaagaaacTTCCTTACATCGCGTCGGTATGTATAAATGGATCAGATGTTTGCTACTGTTggtaaattgtgaaaaaaatgagcGAAGCCGAATGAATACATCATCATACGTAAATCTTATAAACCCGTATTTTGTGAGATACCGGGATTGTTCTTGAACTTATATACCTGATAGCAAAGATTCTATGTGTATCCCCGGAGTCATTGTGCGTCTACAAGACGTCTGCGTGTTGGCGGCTGGCACACAGACCGGAAGCCTCCGTAAGCTTTGGGTCAGTCACGCGGGCTACTACATGACCGTCAGCAAATGTTGGTACTGTACGATTCGAACTTGTTTGCTTTCGAGGACTTctttaaacttatattttacatttttagtgccacaattataacaaaattcTAATTCCCTTTTACGATACCACCTCCTGTGTCATCAGCGCTTGAAAATtgcttttaatttcaaatactttCATCAAAAAGTCCATTTGAATTTACACAATTTAGATCTTCGatgtaataatatcatataatgcCCTACCGCGTCTGACTGGCGAACAGTAAACAGTAGACCCTGTGCAGAGAAATATGATCAGTAGAATGAAAGCCATATTGAGCAATTTCGAATGCACATATGCACATGAATGTCTTATCTATCCACCATGTCGTTATCatcgaaattatatttaaaaaatggtgtCGTTTAGTGTAAGTGATCTCGAAATGTGAATTCTACATCAGCACTTGTTGTGGCTTCCATCGCACCGATATCATACGGAGTTATGGGTTACTTCCCTTGGAAAATGTCCATAACCTTCTTTCATGGGTATCTCCTTTATCAAAAGtatgaaacaaaatggcggTGTTTGATAGatagttgatttttttccaaaaatcaaACATCGGTGGTAACAGTTACTAAaccaattcattttaaaagaaaacatataagTCGAACTATAAGTTATATTTTCCAATCTCTTCGAATACAAATGCGTCTGAATATCAGAATCAATACTGTTGagaattattatatatttgtctaAATCTCCCTGGGAGCACTAGTTGTCAAGGGGCATCTGAACAGCTGGGACTTTGGCAACACTTTCACTTCAAAACTTGACATCTGAAGTTCAGATAAGTTCCAAAGGACACTAGGTCGCTGACTAATATTTTGTAGAACGAGTTaagttttaatatgatttttatgaatttatgaacATGATATCGCCAAAAGATTGAAGTTTTTTTGAGATTAGAACCTTTGACAAAATGTCCCTTGTGAATGCGTCTTCAATTCGACTGAAACATCATTTTAgtttcataattaaaacaatccttTTATAATTCTCTTTTTACGATACCTTTACTAAGCCCAATCATTTTAATAGTTaccataattattaaaaaaacaagtgaTGTTTACgaaattattcaaatacaaacttgTCTGCATATTAGACCCAATACTGTTGAgtattatcatatatttgtcTTATACTCACTAAGAGCACTATTAGTCAAAGGGTATCTAAAAAGCTGGGACCATGGCCCCACTTTCACTTCAAAACTTGATCACCCCAAGTTCAGATAAGTTTTGGACACGTACATAGAGCATGTATAGAGTATGTACTTATATGTGGGTCAATAAAGATAAAGTATTTTTGAATAGTTTGCCTATTTGTATTCCAAAGGTCACTAGGTCGCTgactatatttttaaaaggagTTGAGTTTTAATATGAGTTTTGTTATGTTACTGAACATGTTAATCCCAAAAGTTTGAGGTGAGATTCCAACCTTTGACAAAATGTGAATGCGCCCTCAATGCGACTGACATAAAAAACAGCTTCATTATTATAAGAACCCTGTTTCTAAGTCTATTTCTAAGAGAACTATCCGTCAACTTAAACGTCAACGGAAAGTGTCATCTGCGTttgtaaaaatactttttatttcaagcaTATACCCACAAAAGGTAGTGAATTTGACAATAAGCAATTAGATTAACCATGTTTCTTTATTGTATAATGTCTAACCGCGTCTGACTGGCGAACAGAAAAAGTAAACCCTTTGTACAAAGATATGATCCATAAAATTCAGATTTCACATATGCATATGAATGTCTTATTTATCCAGCATGTCGTTATCATCGAAATTATACTTCAAATAATGGTGTGATTTGGTGTAAGTGATCTCGAAAGTGGAATCTATGGCACCACTAGTTGTGGCATCCATCACACGGATATTATACAGAGTCATTGGTAACTACCCTTTGAAAACCTTCATAACGTACAGTTATGGGTAACTCCTTTTTCAAAAGTATGAAACCAAATGTCAGTTTTTGAAGCACAGTTGAAACCTTTGAAAGCCATTTTCACAGTTACTAAGACCTATCATTTTAGAAGATACCAATTCAATCCAACTACAAGTGATATTTTCCAATCATTtccaatttgttttattaactaGTTTTCTAAATAGAATACAAATACATCTGAATTTCAGACCCAATGCTGTTGAATATTACTATAGTTAACTCTTAGACTCCATGGGAGCATAAGTAGCCAAGGGGTGTAAAAAAATGGGACTCTATGGCACCATTTTCACTTCAAAACTTGATCCGCCAAAGTTCAGATAGGCTTTGCACACATATATAGAGTATGTACTTTTATATGTGGGTCAATAAAGATAGAATATTAAGAAAACGGTTGCCTGTTTATATTCTAAAGGACACTAGGTCGCTGACCGAGTTGAGTTTTAATAtgaattttgttgattttatgtacatgttaacGCCAAGAGTTTGAAGGGATGGTGGGATTCACACAATGTCCCCTGTAAATGCGCCCTCACTTAGGGTTCCTCTATTTTGTGTAGAACGTACAAATGGACCCCTTTATATACATGGATTgcaaattgtttataatattggTAATCAAAACCAAAGAGGGCTGTGGTGAGGTGTTGAACCCCAAAATTCAAGCTTTGGCAACCTTGAACTGGCGTTGAAGACCAAACAAAATGCACCAAAAAAGATTGTATTGTGAACACAATATTatgctttatttaaatctgGGTCAATGTTCAAGAAATTCAGGCCAAGGTATTTTAAGGCTTATTAACCAACAACCGGCGCGCTTGTACGGCGGTAGTAGTATATCTTGGGGTGTTGGCCCTCGGAGATGGTGTAATATCCACTTCCGTCTTTGTCCCAGGCAACCGCCTCCCCCTGGGGCTCCACGTGGTAGGGGACTTGAGAAGGCTCCTGCGTCCTCAGGGTTTCGTAGTAGTTGCCGTTGTTAACGTGCCAGTAGTAGATGTGGCTGTGATCCTTAACCAACACCTACTtttgtataaagaaaatatatcaaatatatcgACATTTCATCGCACAGTTGCTTTTAGAAGGTATCGAAGGTTTAAAGCTCTCAACAAAACGTCCTGACAACCGCACTGATGAGAAATTAATGAAGCTATGTATGAACATTACTGTAAACTGATGGATATTTCGAAATATTAAAGTAcctaatttgaaagaaatgcatacatatatccAAAGTATAAAACCACAAATGCATCACCTCTTGTCCATTCGGCGAGATGTCCCCGCCAACAAAAGTGTGCGTGTGTGGAATCATTATTCCCTCATTAACCTGCACGCGGTGGTGGGCGGTCCATGCGCTGTCCGGCAAGTGCACGAGCTTCGGGTGTTTCCCGCCCGTACCAACCTTCGACAGTACGTAAACCTCGCCTTTTGGATCAACCATGAGGGTTTCGCAGTTATTC
The Mya arenaria isolate MELC-2E11 chromosome 12, ASM2691426v1 DNA segment above includes these coding regions:
- the LOC128211678 gene encoding uncharacterized protein LOC128211678, which produces MQVYFFLDVCLILVAAVSCAPVKRSATFDHGVVRGHVTSHSITEASGLCASRQHHNVLYTHNDSGDTNRIFAISATTGQRLMTIYVDGASAHDWEDIACGPCTGGSGHCIYIADTGGNAGGDSNTIYRVHEPTQDLNNGNGGEMHTHVDSVLKFSWDQHDCETVMVDNKGEVYLVSKVGAGHHAKLVHLPSHAWGTNQREYVNEGVYLSVTSRSYNPVGGDISPDGTEVLLKAYGHVYYWHVPDRNYYSHMTSYPAELSYTPEQQGEAVAWEPSGAGFYTLSEGTNAALYYHRRTSTDIVG